The proteins below are encoded in one region of Holophagaceae bacterium:
- the rplM gene encoding 50S ribosomal protein L13, translated as MSTYFPKGQEIKRKWFLVDATGLTVGRLSSAVAEVLSGKNKPTWTPFLDTGDHVVVINAAKAVLTGKKTTQKIYRRVMTTRPGAMKETRADVMQKTFPSRIIESAVKGMLPKGPLGRAMYRKLKVYEGPDHQQAAQSPEPMQIKL; from the coding sequence ATGAGCACCTATTTCCCTAAGGGCCAAGAAATCAAGCGCAAGTGGTTCCTGGTGGACGCCACCGGGCTGACCGTGGGCCGTCTTTCCTCGGCCGTGGCCGAAGTGCTTTCGGGCAAGAACAAACCCACCTGGACCCCCTTCCTGGACACCGGCGACCATGTGGTGGTGATCAATGCCGCCAAGGCCGTGCTGACGGGCAAGAAGACCACGCAGAAGATTTATCGCCGCGTCATGACCACCCGCCCGGGCGCCATGAAGGAGACCCGCGCCGACGTCATGCAGAAGACCTTCCCCAGCCGCATCATCGAGTCCGCCGTGAAGGGCATGCTGCCCAAGGGCCCCCTGGGCCGGGCCATGTACCGCAAGCTCAAAGTCTACGAAGGCCCCGACCACCAGCAGGCGGCCCAATCCCCGGAACCCATGCAGATCAAACTCTAA
- the rpsI gene encoding 30S ribosomal protein S9 yields the protein MAINQYYGTGRRKTAASRVFLRPGTGKISVNGRTLEDFFPNAVLRMMVHQALVLSDMDGKWDMHITVSGGGSAGQASAIRLGVSRALLVYNEQLKGLLRAAGLLTRDPRMKERKKPGQKAARRRFQYSKR from the coding sequence ATGGCAATCAACCAGTACTACGGAACAGGCCGACGCAAAACCGCCGCTTCGCGCGTGTTCCTCCGCCCCGGCACCGGCAAGATCAGCGTCAACGGCCGCACGCTTGAGGATTTCTTCCCCAACGCCGTGCTCCGCATGATGGTGCACCAGGCGCTGGTGCTGAGCGACATGGACGGCAAGTGGGACATGCACATCACCGTGAGCGGCGGCGGTTCCGCCGGCCAGGCCTCGGCCATCCGCCTGGGCGTTTCCCGCGCGCTGCTGGTCTACAACGAGCAGTTGAAGGGCCTTCTCCGCGCCGCAGGCCTCCTGACCCGCGATCCCCGCATGAAGGAACGCAAGAAGCCCGGCCAGAAGGCCGCCCGCAGGCGCTTCCAGTACAGCAAGCGCTAA